The Aspergillus oryzae RIB40 DNA, chromosome 5 genome segment AGGCAGGACTGTTCTCTCTACGTAGCTCTTGGCTACGTTGAGTATTCCACGCCTCTGTTCCTCACGGTCTCTGGCTAAGGCTCGCTGTGCGCTAGCCCTGATTTCGATTATGCCTGCTGCTACGCAATTCTCCTTGGCATCTTGCTATATGTTCCGTCCACCTCAGGAGACTGGCCGGCATTGGGTACGACACTAAATTCCAGCGgacagatgaggatggaaCTACTTGCGGCGGTTAAACATTCTTGGTCCGCTTATCCTTTAGAGACCACTAATCTATGTTCGATGTTCTGATGCACTGCCTTACCCTGCTCTACTTATCTTTTACCCTTCCTCGCCGTTATGTCATGAATTGTacatatcttcttctttttttttttttttttcttttcctttccttgttctGAAATCCTGGTGAAACTGGGTCATTTCAGATGCATAGCCCCCAAGAACGCAAATAAACGACTCCCAGCATGGCTTATTCATAGAGTATGATATTTCTCCTTGCATGTAAAGGCTCGCACATCTTCCCGCTCAAGCCTGCGGAGTAGCACCTTAGTGCCTACATAGCTAAACGTTTCAATAGTTAGGCTCTATCATGAATTTTGATTCcaggttgattgattgattgactgatgaGTAGTACCTTAGTATGGCCGTGACCAATGAGTACTAGCTGCATCAACTAGGTTCCTTCAGGTTAGTGGGCGCCTGATAGGAGATAAAAGAGATGCCTTATCAGTTCGATTTCAAAAGAAGTGCACATGATAAAGTAGTACCTCGAGAGATACAGGCAATAAGGGAACAAACAGGCTACCTAAATAATATAGATTTACAGATTTTCCTATTCCTACCTGCTCAGCAAATTCTGGTTCGGACCGTGACAGGTGAATTTCGTGCCTAGTCATAGTAAGCACACCACAGATGTCCCTGTCATGTGCCCCGCGCGTGGTACTCACTATCTCCAACTCTATCCTCttgacatcttctctctcgGTCATCTTCAACCTTTGACGACGCCACTAGCTATAATCTAAGTCTTACCATGTTGAGATCTTTATAGACTCGATATCGAACATATTCCCTTCATTATCAGTTTGGTCACGAGTCTAGAAGCGTCTAATATACTGCTGCTCCGCTCGGGCGCGGGACCCTCCCTCACCCCACAGCGTCCGCCTCGTCATCGGGCATCCGCTTTTTAGGCTGAGCTTATCGAGGGATATCCACAAGAAAACAGCCCTTTGCCCTTAAATAGGACAGAGCAAAAGCTTCCCTCTCGACAGATAACGTATCCTCCCGCTGACTTTCGTTTTATGTGCTCTCTGGCTTAGCCTACGTCTATTGTATCCGACCGAATCTCCGCATCTGTGGACCTGGCTTGCTCTGACTTTTGCCCCATGCTACTTTCACACTGACGACATGGCTGACTCTCCAAGGCCTCGCTCCAGACGCCCATCCCTCACCTCATCCTCTGCACATCTGCGATATCCAACTTTTCCTCCTCTAAGTGGCTCAGTTGAAGAGTGGCTGTCCCGCTCGAGGCCTATCAGTATGACGTCAAGTCATCTGGCGGACTACACGCCCAGGCCACTGAGCGAAAGCTGGGCAACACTGAGCGCTTCCGACGTTCATTCTGAGGATGGTAGCCGCTCTGAACAAACCGACGTTGGGTCTTTAATTGACCAAGCCGGTCCGGATGACGTTGCAAGTATCGACGAGCAGTATAGCGGCAGCGAGGTTGATGGGAACGAAGATGACGATTATGACTCGAAAAGCAACGTGTTTGGATCTCAGGAACTGCCTGCTCTTTTCCCCCAGATCAGAGGCTCTATCGATGACAGTAACATAACCACGAAAACTGCTTTTCGTCAATCAACCGAGTCGATAGAGTTTGCCGAGCCTGAGAAATGGCCTGAAGTTGAACAAGTGGAACTGAAACACACTATCCGTATGTTTGAAGGTATTGAGGCCGACGAGCTGAAGAGTCAATTCTCTATCAACCTGCGGGACTCTATCCTTACAGCCACCGTTCAGCAAAccatgacgaagaaaagcCTTGACACTGATAAGCCGTTCCGTGTACTCTACATTGGAGATCCTGAGTTTCGgaacatcatcctcgacaaaATTGGTGATGTCCTTGTGTCGAGCACCTGTAGTGACTTTGAAAGCAGTTCCACAGAATCCTCTAGATATCACGTTGTACCAACATCGTTCGGGACAGGTGCAGTCCCTAATTTCGCTGAGCTCCTTCCAATCCATGTCCAACTTATTGTTGACGAGTGCCCTGGAGCTTCGGTTGGCTTTCGGAACGATAAGCCCGACACCATTAGGTTGGATTTCAAAAATCGGCCTTCATGCATGTCTTTCTGGACAGGGGGCGAGTATTGCGTCTCATCCCCAACTGAATGGACGCTTCCTGATGTAGCAATTCTTTTCATATCCAGCAGAGACTCTGCAACTGTGATGGAGACCCAAAAACTGGCTCGCATTTTCATGGAAAGGCATGGCATTCCGGCTATGGTTATATCCGAGAAACCGCTTTGGGATCTGGCCGAAGTAATTCCTCTGAACCACCATAGCCTCCACATGTGCCTGGAGTCGCGTCATTCGCTGACTGGGAAAGTCACGGTCCTAAGAAGGTATCCTATTGATCTAGCGACTTTTGAGAGTATCACGCCCGGGCAACTCAATAGGAATCTTGCCTCCTTAGTGAGCATCTCTACTAAGAAGTCTGACAACATCACCCTGGAGACTACCGGCAACTTCCAGAGGAAGTCACTCTTCGCTGTTGAGAAGTGGACAACGAAAATGCCCTTCATCCCTTACCTGAATGACGACCGTGGGTTGACGCCTATGCTGCGTTTAATCACCCTCACCGTTCTCTTAAGCGTAGCTACCATCTTAGCGCACTCAGCTTTGCGTGCTACTTCAATTCTATTCTCCCAGAAATTTCCTCGATCGGTTATTTCCAATATTGTATCCAATGCCCCGAGCAGTACTTCTACCAGTATTATCACAGCAAATGATTTAAAACAAACTTCACTTTCTACGCTGTCTTCATCAGTGACCGATGTTCAAAATTTTGGGAACCAGCTCCAGGGTCATTCTCAGCTGGACAACCTGATGAGCGGACTACTGTCCCCTCCTAAGAAGCAGGAATTTAGTGGCTTTGAGATTCAGGCTGTTGGTGATTGCCATCTTGTCATAAAGCCACCCAATAGAACTTTGACTGGGAAAAAACAGCCAAAATTCGAGGTTCAAGTGAGCCGAGGAGTCAAACCGCTCGAGTATGAGCTCTCTCGCTTGTTTGATGGGGTATACACACTCAAACTTGATCGAGGGGATGCGTATGGGATAGTGAACGTCACAGTCACTATGGCTTCAAGacctcctctccaccaaaCCACATCGGTGGACTTTGGAACCCCGTGGCTGAAGATCGCAAATTGGAGGCGGGCAGCGCAGGTGATCTCATCCCAATTCATGGGGGATTTCAATACTGCGCAGGTTGGATTATCAGAAGTATACAGTCGAATTTGCACCGATTTGCAAGTCCTCATGGGGGATGTTGTAAAGAAAGCCCATCTCTTGCGCGGAGAAGCAAACGTTCTCCGTCACGGCACTGGGCAACTTTCTGAGACAAAAGACGTGGTTATCACGAGATCCAAGCAGCTTTCTGAAGTCGTCAGATGTACTGCTGTCCAGCCATTCCTCGCTGTCTCATCAGTCCTGCAGGAAAAGACCAACAAAGTAAACCAAGAAACGCGAGAGATTATTGGTGGTACATGGCATCGAATTAGCAATCAGGCACATGGTTTTGAACTCAAATCTGTGAAGGACCATATTCGAAATGCGAGGAAGAGCTATACGTTAGACAAAGCTCAGAGAAGAGCTAAGCGCTTGATGACGCGAAAGTGCCGACACTCTGAATGTTTGTGAGAAAAGCTGCGGACTTGTACCCTTCGTCTATGTTTACCACTTCGGGTTTTGTATTTGCTTTTCATACGTGCCTGCAATGtctattcttcttcgatgtttttctcttctctcataTATCTTCTtatccgtcttcttcttctgttcccCCTTGGTTTGGGGAAAGGGATGGCTTGTCTTGTTCCAAGGCGAAAAGGGTCATGATATTTTTGCTTccatttattttttttttaaaaaagcCGGAACCACGTGAGTGTTTCGGGACAGATGCTATGTAGTAATGAATACCATGTGAAACGCTAAAACCCTCTTTTGATTTACCACTCTTTCTTCGCCTGGGAATCTTAACGCCCGTTTGGACTGCATTCTATTATGTTTTAGTAGTATTTCTCCAAGGTGGCCCGCATAAGAAAAGGCTCTCAAGGCGGTGGCACTAGCGGCCTTAGGCCGGAGGCAATGAACTACCCCCCACCTTTTACAACAAAAACAGCCGACcatattttcttcccctctctaTAACCATCTCCTAAaaacttcttccatctcaaaaCAATAGGTACGTACTTACGCACCCACTAAAGCCTGAAATCACTGGAATTCACAAATTCAGCAGaactccatcaccacctcGTCATCATGTCTGACGTCCCTGAGACTAAGCCTGACCCCACCACCAGCGCTCCTGAGGCGGCTGAGAAGCCTGAGGAGACTACCACCTCTACCGAAGCTCCCAAGACTGAGGAGGACAAGTCTGCAACTGAGACCGTAGTTGAAACAGCTAAGGAGGCGGCCACCAAGACAACCGACAGCGTTTTCTCGATGTTCGGCGGTGGCCctaagaaggaaaagaaggaagaacctGAGGATAACAATGATGAGCCATCTGGCTCTTCGAAGGCTCAAaaaaccgaagaagaggtgaGTATCTGAATCCTTTGGCTCGCTACACTGCTCCTTTGCTCTAAATAATGTTCGTTTTACATCATGGTGACTTCCCTGCACCAAAGCTTTTAGCTTTTATGAGTTAATCGTGCTACGAGTTCTATATGCCCCAGTACTAGTGACTAACAACTTATTAAACTATAGGATGAAGCACCTGAGTCCCCTGACGTTCACTTCGAGCCTGTTATCCGCCTGACCGAGAAGGTGGAAACCAAGACCAacgaggaacttgaagaGCAGACTTTCAAGATGCGCGCTAAGCTGTTCCGATTCGATGGCGAGagcaaggaatggaaggagcGTGGTACTGGCGATGTTAGACTGCTTAAGCACAAGGAGAACCAGAAGACTCGCCTGGTGATGCGCAGAGACAAGACCCTGAAGGTCTGCGCCAACCACTACAGTAAGTTTGGCGCACATTGGAcatgttcttttctccaccCGGATTGCTGATGTGATATATAGTTGTCCCTGCAATGAAGTTGAGCCCCAACGTTGGCAGTGATCGCAGCTGGGTTTGGAACGCCGCTGCCGATGTCAGTGAGGGTGAGCCCGAGGCGCAGACTCTGGCTATTCGTTTCGCCAACAGTGAGAGTAAgttgatatccatgacagGATGGGCTTTCAGTTATGCCTTTACTAACTCAACTTTAGATGCCAACCTGTTTAAGGAGGCTTTCGAGAAGGCTCAGCAGGAGAACGAGAAGCTCCTCGCCAGCCAGTAAAACCTGCGCCCCAGAGTGGACTGAAATGAGTTTTACTTGATGAACTATCATTATCTACCCATTTGATTGTTTCAAAACATCACGAGTGAATATAAGACTCGCCGGTGGACAACACAGCGTTAACCCATCTGAATCCCCTTCCCTACCACACCCTTTCGGATATTGTCACTTCCATCCAACCCCATCCCCCGATGACTACGCGACGAGAACGGTTTATTGATACCGGTCGCGACAAGATCACGAGCCAGCTTCCGGCAcaccttcaacctcaccaGACGATGTTGAATGTATGTTGATCTGGCAGTAGATTAGTAGACCCCAGACCCCTGCAAATATATGTTTGGAATGCACGATGACCCCGTTATGTATTAAATCTCATAAAATCAAATATAGATCTCCTGTGTCACGCGTAAAGATCCCGTTGCTGTTGCAAGACTTCACCGCTGGTATATGTAGGTACATATGTTCATATATGCGGCGGCGATGGGCCTTAAAAGTGAAGGATAGGGTAGACTCATCAGTCACATAAATTTTCACAAAAGAATGGTGTATGGAGCTCTGGTATTTCATTATGTTGAAGGTTTTGGGTACTCTAGCGGCAACGTCTTAAGTCGTGAATGCCTGAAAGTCAAGTCAGTCGGATCGCTTCATCCgcccccctcttcctcgccgacCTTCTTCACTCTCCCTCCGAACTCTTCTCTCCCCGATACCTTTCACCCCACAACTCTCTCTTCAGGTACACCCCCTACGCGGCCATCGCGCGATCTCTGAGGGTTCCACCCAATCGGAGTCCTAGTAGAATCTCACCGACAAGCGTCCTATTCAGCCTCGCCTCACCTTTCATTCGCGCAATCCCCGAGCTCGATAGCTCGAACCCGTCATTCACCCGAGTGCCTTCCTCTTATTCTATTCCCTCTCCAGTGAGCTTAACGACAGGTCGCTGGCAAGATGCCCGACGTGAGTTCATGATTGTTTTGATCCATCGCATCGTCGCCTTCCCCAATTGGCAAATGTAATTATCAACTTGCTGTCGCATTCAACTAATGCCGTCTTTCTCCCCATTTAGGTCAAGAGGAATGTCCGGCTGATCACAGAACAGCATGTTGTGTATGTTGAATCCTGCACGCCGATCTCCCTCCCAATAGAATGAAATCATTCCTTCCCCATCAGCCCACTCTACGCGCCCATCGCAGTCACACTTTCCTAAACTTTCTGGTTACCTGGACTTTCGAGGTCGCGATTGCAAAGCAACCAAGGCGCGGTGACTTTGCTTTTCCGCAAGTCGCTGTGGCTATGACCTACGGAACGCCAAC includes the following:
- a CDS encoding uncharacterized protein (predicted protein) encodes the protein MADSPRPRSRRPSLTSSSAHLRYPTFPPLSGSVEEWLSRSRPISMTSSHLADYTPRPLSESWATLSASDVHSEDGSRSEQTDVGSLIDQAGPDDVASIDEQYSGSEVDGNEDDDYDSKSNVFGSQELPALFPQIRGSIDDSNITTKTAFRQSTESIEFAEPEKWPEVEQVELKHTIRMFEGIEADELKSQFSINLRDSILTATVQQTMTKKSLDTDKPFRVLYIGDPEFRNIILDKIGDVLVSSTCSDFESSSTESSRYHVVPTSFGTGAVPNFAELLPIHVQLIVDECPGASVGFRNDKPDTIRLDFKNRPSCMSFWTGGEYCVSSPTEWTLPDVAILFISSRDSATVMETQKLARIFMERHGIPAMVISEKPLWDLAEVIPLNHHSLHMCLESRHSLTGKVTVLRRYPIDLATFESITPGQLNRNLASLVSISTKKSDNITLETTGNFQRKSLFAVEKWTTKMPFIPYLNDDRGLTPMLRLITLTVLLSVATILAHSALRATSILFSQKFPRSVISNIVSNAPSSTSTSIITANDLKQTSLSTLSSSVTDVQNFGNQLQGHSQLDNLMSGLLSPPKKQEFSGFEIQAVGDCHLVIKPPNRTLTGKKQPKFEVQVSRGVKPLEYELSRLFDGVYTLKLDRGDAYGIVNVTVTMASRPPLHQTTSVDFGTPWLKIANWRRAAQVISSQFMGDFNTAQVGLSEVYSRICTDLQVLMGDVVKKAHLLRGEANVLRHGTGQLSETKDVVITRSKQLSEVVRCTAVQPFLAVSSVLQEKTNKVNQETREIIGGTWHRISNQAHGFELKSVKDHIRNARKSYTLDKAQRRAKRLMTRKCRHSECL
- a CDS encoding Ran GTPase-binding protein YRB1 (Ran-binding protein RANBP1 and related RanBD domain proteins); the encoded protein is MSDVPETKPDPTTSAPEAAEKPEETTTSTEAPKTEEDKSATETVVETAKEAATKTTDSVFSMFGGGPKKEKKEEPEDNNDEPSGSSKAQKTEEEDEAPESPDVHFEPVIRLTEKVETKTNEELEEQTFKMRAKLFRFDGESKEWKERGTGDVRLLKHKENQKTRLVMRRDKTLKVCANHYIVPAMKLSPNVGSDRSWVWNAAADVSEGEPEAQTLAIRFANSENANLFKEAFEKAQQENEKLLASQ